One genomic window of Halovivax cerinus includes the following:
- a CDS encoding PPC domain-containing DNA-binding protein, which yields MHYRSVETAGEYVARLETGADWRAEIEALAADVDADAAWFTALGAVQDAELWFYDQDEKSYDPITFDEELEVASCVGNVSSLDGERFAHTHAVLSRPDGESIAGHLNAATVFAGEVYMRAFDTPLEREHDETTDLDLWPL from the coding sequence ATGCACTACCGATCGGTCGAGACCGCGGGCGAGTACGTCGCCCGACTCGAGACGGGGGCGGACTGGCGAGCGGAGATCGAAGCACTCGCCGCCGACGTCGACGCGGACGCGGCGTGGTTCACGGCGCTGGGCGCCGTCCAGGACGCCGAACTCTGGTTCTACGACCAGGACGAGAAATCCTACGACCCGATCACGTTCGACGAGGAACTCGAGGTGGCGAGCTGCGTCGGTAACGTCTCCTCTCTCGACGGCGAGCGATTCGCCCACACGCACGCCGTCCTCTCGCGTCCCGACGGCGAGTCGATCGCCGGCCACCTCAACGCCGCGACGGTCTTCGCCGGCGAGGTCTATATGCGCGCGTTCGACACGCCGCTCGAACGCGAACACGACGAGACGACCGACCTCGATCTCTGGCCGCTCTGA
- a CDS encoding ABC transporter substrate-binding protein, with translation MVRPTTVSRRRLLATGAAVSGAAVAGCIGGDGNGSGPGDGDGLVDPEDFQYDREEPDDEEAVRDSEIHYTQEQARAEDFDPIVSNDAYSFQVFTQVFDGLYEYDDGLGLTPKLATGEPAVENDGTRFVYEIVDGAEFSNGNPVTAADVEHSFIAPVLEQTENAPTYSVIESTEVVDDRTLQVDLAEPFGPWQIMTQAVTVVSKEDRLTDVEAYDEATPDTIEAAPDAVTEYVDTAYNDDPVENTIGSGPFEFESFELNGPATLVRRDDYWGDPTPYLQRVTFEAAADPSSRVSQIQADDTDVISGIPDNTWPELDQDGIRRHMSESPSYMYLAFNCTDEADTSSPEVRRAVCQSFSMQDFVETNASNTAQPITTPVPPITNEQWGFPMDEWNDEYYPEYDPDNAESLLNEHAPDDFNPTIICPEGIRADLAERIATRLDELGYGAQVQVLDFGTLVDTYVTGNPDDYEMYLLGWTGGPDPDTYLYNLFHEDSAGLNQGHFYEGSDTFHENILAARQTADQEERYDLYEPVLIEILEELPALPAFTQHNTMAAGTHVKDLHAHPDVSTNPQLAREYGNVWVDDS, from the coding sequence ATGGTACGTCCGACAACGGTGTCGCGGCGGCGGCTGCTGGCCACCGGCGCGGCGGTCTCAGGTGCTGCGGTCGCTGGTTGCATCGGTGGAGACGGGAACGGCAGTGGTCCCGGTGATGGCGACGGGCTCGTCGACCCGGAAGACTTCCAGTACGATCGCGAGGAGCCCGACGACGAGGAGGCGGTCCGGGACAGCGAGATTCACTACACGCAAGAACAAGCACGTGCCGAGGACTTCGATCCGATCGTCTCGAACGACGCCTACAGTTTCCAGGTGTTCACCCAGGTGTTCGACGGGTTGTACGAGTACGACGACGGCCTCGGCCTCACACCCAAGCTGGCGACTGGCGAGCCAGCGGTCGAGAACGACGGGACCCGGTTCGTGTACGAGATCGTCGACGGGGCGGAGTTTAGCAACGGCAACCCGGTGACCGCGGCGGACGTCGAACACTCGTTCATCGCTCCCGTCCTGGAACAGACCGAGAACGCGCCGACCTACAGCGTCATCGAGTCGACGGAGGTCGTCGACGACCGCACTCTGCAAGTCGACCTGGCCGAGCCGTTCGGTCCGTGGCAGATCATGACCCAGGCCGTCACCGTCGTCAGCAAGGAAGACCGCCTGACCGACGTCGAGGCGTACGACGAGGCGACGCCCGATACCATCGAGGCGGCGCCCGACGCGGTGACCGAGTACGTCGACACGGCGTACAACGACGATCCGGTCGAGAACACGATCGGGAGCGGGCCGTTCGAGTTCGAGTCGTTCGAACTCAACGGACCGGCTACGCTCGTTCGCCGGGACGACTACTGGGGCGACCCGACGCCGTACCTGCAACGGGTCACGTTCGAAGCCGCTGCGGATCCGTCGAGCCGCGTCAGCCAGATCCAGGCGGACGATACGGACGTCATCTCGGGAATCCCCGACAACACGTGGCCGGAACTGGATCAGGACGGGATCCGTCGACACATGAGCGAGAGTCCCTCGTACATGTACCTGGCGTTTAACTGTACGGACGAGGCCGACACGAGTTCGCCCGAGGTGCGCCGGGCCGTCTGCCAGTCGTTCTCGATGCAGGACTTCGTCGAGACGAACGCCTCGAACACCGCTCAGCCCATCACGACGCCGGTCCCGCCGATCACCAACGAACAGTGGGGCTTCCCGATGGACGAGTGGAACGACGAGTACTACCCCGAGTACGATCCCGACAACGCCGAGTCGCTGCTCAACGAGCACGCACCCGACGACTTCAACCCGACGATCATCTGTCCGGAGGGGATTCGCGCGGATCTCGCCGAGCGCATCGCCACTCGCCTCGACGAACTCGGCTACGGTGCCCAGGTGCAGGTGCTCGACTTCGGCACGCTGGTGGATACGTACGTCACCGGTAACCCGGACGACTACGAGATGTACCTGCTGGGCTGGACCGGCGGCCCGGATCCGGATACCTACCTCTACAACCTCTTCCACGAGGATTCAGCCGGGTTGAATCAGGGCCACTTCTACGAGGGGAGTGATACGTTCCACGAGAACATCCTCGCCGCGCGCCAGACGGCAGACCAGGAGGAGCGCTACGACCTCTACGAGCCGGTCCTCATCGAGATCCTGGAGGAGTTGCCGGCACTCCCGGCGTTCACTCAGCACAACACGATGGCGGCCGGCACGCACGTCAAGGACCTCCACGCCCACCCCGACGTCAGCACAAACCCGCAGCTCGCCCGCGAGTACGGGAACGTCTGGGTCGACGACTCGTGA
- a CDS encoding ABC transporter permease: MGLLRYTLFRFAQAIPVLLGITVILFLFINMTPGDPIRIMTAGQEVSEAHLAYLEERYGLDRPIYIRYWDYLSGFLTGDLGRSIHYDRPVSEVMLSRVGPTLLLVLSAFLFAIVTAIPLGILAAKRRNQPADHVSRVVALFGVSTPSFWIGIMLIIIFAVQLGWFPSAGLVMPWDAPSDAGLSGYFWHMVDVLHHLFLPMIALGTLQMATIMRVERTQMIGSLQGEYVKLARAYGVSERTILRKHAFQVAQLPVITLVGLGLSTALGGAVLTETVFNINGMGRLLIDSIQQKDYQVVMSVATVLAVIFVVGVIITDIAYAYVDPRVTYGEGE; encoded by the coding sequence ATGGGACTCCTACGCTACACGCTGTTCCGGTTCGCACAGGCGATCCCGGTGCTGCTCGGCATCACCGTAATCCTGTTTCTGTTCATCAACATGACGCCGGGCGATCCGATCCGGATAATGACGGCCGGCCAGGAAGTCTCGGAGGCACACCTCGCGTACTTAGAGGAGCGCTACGGACTGGATCGGCCAATATACATCAGGTACTGGGACTACCTGTCCGGGTTCCTCACGGGCGACCTCGGACGGAGTATCCACTACGACCGGCCGGTCAGCGAGGTCATGTTGAGCCGCGTCGGTCCGACGCTGTTGCTGGTGCTCTCGGCCTTCCTCTTCGCCATCGTGACGGCAATTCCGCTCGGCATACTCGCGGCGAAGCGGCGGAACCAGCCGGCCGACCACGTCTCACGGGTCGTGGCGCTCTTCGGCGTGAGCACCCCGTCGTTCTGGATCGGCATCATGCTCATCATCATCTTCGCCGTCCAACTCGGCTGGTTCCCCTCCGCGGGACTGGTCATGCCGTGGGACGCCCCCAGCGACGCCGGCCTGTCCGGCTACTTTTGGCACATGGTCGACGTTCTCCATCACCTGTTCCTGCCGATGATCGCGCTGGGAACCCTCCAGATGGCGACGATCATGCGGGTCGAACGGACGCAGATGATCGGCTCGTTGCAGGGCGAGTACGTCAAACTCGCCCGGGCCTACGGCGTCTCGGAGCGGACGATCCTTCGCAAGCACGCCTTCCAGGTCGCCCAGCTCCCGGTCATTACGCTGGTCGGGCTGGGACTGTCGACGGCGCTTGGCGGCGCCGTGTTGACCGAGACCGTCTTCAACATCAACGGGATGGGACGCCTGCTCATCGACTCCATCCAGCAGAAAGACTACCAGGTCGTGATGAGCGTCGCGACGGTGCTCGCGGTCATCTTCGTCGTCGGCGTCATCATCACGGACATCGCGTACGCGTACGTCGACCCGCGCGTCACCTACGGGGAGGGTGAGTGA
- a CDS encoding ABC transporter permease, giving the protein MAASSESQVEGGDGARGEVAAKTWRDTLGRIKRDTTARWGLYVIGVVLVVGLYAFVDTYLSTLTFGALDSYTMAEAIPFFEHPEHLPAPGESQPNQPPFFHVDGSVEYPLGTDPEGRDYFTRLVYGSQVSVSVGIAATLLGTVGGTIVGAVSGYYGGRVDDILMRSVETLYAIPGLILIIVFTEFASGGERNIQFAIIGVSLTTIPIFARIIRSRVLSVREMDYIEAARAAGVTDRYIIAKHIIPNSFAPVLVYATLEIGVVILIVAGLSFLGYGAQPPTPDWGRMLAQSHRYMHSNIWLSIWPGLAIVFTIMGFNLFGDGLQDALDPRIDD; this is encoded by the coding sequence ATGGCGGCCTCCAGCGAATCTCAGGTCGAAGGCGGTGACGGCGCACGCGGCGAAGTCGCGGCGAAGACGTGGCGCGACACGCTCGGCCGGATCAAACGCGACACGACGGCGCGGTGGGGGTTGTACGTCATTGGTGTCGTACTGGTCGTCGGCCTCTACGCCTTCGTCGACACGTACCTGTCGACGCTCACCTTCGGCGCCCTGGACAGCTACACGATGGCGGAGGCGATCCCGTTCTTCGAGCACCCGGAACACCTCCCCGCACCGGGCGAATCGCAGCCGAACCAGCCGCCATTCTTCCACGTCGACGGCTCCGTCGAGTACCCGCTCGGGACGGACCCGGAAGGGCGCGACTACTTCACGAGACTGGTGTACGGGAGCCAGGTGTCGGTCAGCGTCGGGATCGCCGCGACGCTGCTCGGGACCGTCGGCGGGACGATCGTGGGCGCGGTATCGGGATACTACGGCGGCCGGGTCGACGACATCCTGATGCGCAGCGTCGAGACGCTCTACGCGATCCCGGGGCTGATCCTGATCATCGTCTTCACCGAGTTCGCGAGCGGCGGCGAACGGAACATCCAGTTCGCGATCATCGGCGTCTCGCTGACGACGATCCCGATCTTCGCCCGGATCATCCGCTCACGCGTTCTATCGGTCCGCGAGATGGACTACATCGAGGCCGCGCGGGCGGCCGGCGTGACGGACCGCTACATCATCGCAAAACACATCATCCCGAACAGTTTCGCACCGGTGCTGGTCTACGCGACGCTCGAGATCGGCGTCGTCATCCTCATCGTGGCCGGACTCTCGTTCCTCGGCTACGGCGCCCAGCCGCCGACGCCCGACTGGGGGCGAATGCTCGCCCAGTCGCACCGCTACATGCACTCGAACATCTGGCTCTCGATCTGGCCGGGACTCGCGATCGTATTCACGATTATGGGATTCAACCTCTTCGGCGACGGGCTCCAGGACGCCCTCGACCCGCGAATCGACGACTGA
- a CDS encoding ABC transporter ATP-binding protein yields MSSEPLLRVENLKTQFFTESGTVRAVDGISFEVYEGEIVGIVGESGAGKSVASMSLLRLIDNPGEIVDGEITYKGQTIFAVSETADGELEPRADMLSNEAVRREIRGNEIAVIFQDPMESLNPVFTIGGQLREFIELNRDLEGKAAREEAIDMLREVGIPDAEERYDEYPHQFSGGMRQRVLIAMALACQPSLIIADEPTTALDVTVEGQILDLVDELQAKYGTSFIWVTHDMGVVAEICDRVNVMYLGEIVEQAPVDELFHETGHPYTSALLDSMPRPDRTVADLDPIRGVMPEAIDPPSGCRFHPRCPDAREVCRRVHPEPTEIDRIDGFAHRSACFKRDVFDVGYDESPPIDNLARGEREPDRGTTEIARGRDE; encoded by the coding sequence ATGAGCTCCGAACCACTGCTACGCGTCGAGAATCTGAAGACGCAGTTCTTCACCGAGAGCGGTACCGTTCGCGCCGTCGACGGCATCTCCTTCGAGGTCTACGAGGGCGAGATCGTGGGCATCGTCGGCGAGAGCGGCGCTGGAAAGAGCGTCGCCTCGATGAGCCTCCTCAGGCTCATCGACAACCCCGGCGAGATCGTCGACGGCGAGATCACCTACAAGGGACAGACGATCTTCGCGGTCTCCGAGACCGCCGACGGCGAGCTCGAACCGCGTGCGGACATGCTCTCGAACGAGGCCGTCCGCCGGGAGATCCGCGGCAACGAGATCGCCGTCATCTTCCAGGACCCGATGGAGTCGCTCAACCCCGTCTTCACGATCGGGGGGCAGCTTCGCGAGTTCATCGAACTCAATCGCGACCTGGAGGGGAAGGCGGCCCGCGAAGAGGCGATCGACATGCTCCGGGAGGTCGGCATCCCCGACGCCGAGGAGCGCTACGACGAGTACCCCCACCAGTTCTCCGGCGGGATGCGCCAGCGCGTGCTCATCGCGATGGCGCTGGCCTGCCAGCCGAGCCTGATCATCGCCGACGAGCCGACGACCGCGCTCGACGTCACCGTCGAGGGCCAGATCCTAGATCTCGTCGACGAACTCCAGGCGAAGTACGGCACGAGTTTCATCTGGGTCACCCACGACATGGGTGTCGTCGCCGAGATCTGCGACCGCGTCAACGTCATGTACCTCGGCGAAATCGTCGAGCAGGCACCCGTCGACGAGCTGTTCCACGAGACCGGCCATCCCTACACGTCGGCCCTGCTCGACTCGATGCCGCGACCCGATCGGACGGTCGCGGACTTAGATCCAATCCGCGGCGTCATGCCCGAGGCGATCGATCCGCCGTCCGGCTGCCGGTTCCACCCGCGCTGTCCCGACGCGAGAGAGGTCTGTCGACGCGTCCACCCCGAACCGACGGAGATCGATCGGATCGACGGGTTCGCCCACCGATCAGCGTGTTTCAAGCGCGACGTCTTCGACGTCGGCTACGACGAGAGTCCGCCGATCGACAACCTGGCGCGGGGCGAGCGCGAACCGGACCGCGGCACGACGGAGATCGCCAGGGGGAGGGACGAATGA
- a CDS encoding ABC transporter ATP-binding protein: MSSDSTRGGESVRQDQTDQDAGTGEAMVRVDGLKKYFSSSSGMFGGVTVDTSTFPPIRVEREPVKAVDDVSFDIREGETLGLVGESGCGKSTLGRTILRLLTPTDGNIYYKGRNLAELSGSDLREMRSDIQMIFQDPQSSLDPRMRVGDIVEEPMNAHGMLDAEGREDRAKMLLEKVGLDPHHYNRFPHAFSGGQRQRINLARALSVDPDFIVCDEPVSALDVSIQAQVLNTMEELQDEFGLTYLFIAHDLSVIRHISDRVAVMYLGNIVELAEKEELFENPAHPYTQALLESIPVPDPRESETRGVLEGEVPSPTNPPSGCRFRTRCPKLIAPETYDLTDREWDDVRRFTRAVERHTFDTAPAADLRATFFERGVPGGEAGAIVEEAIDLVASDTADGDGKHTDDRMKWDEATSLLVGSFAEASICARERPAYEVEPEYGDGRHVSACHLHQ, encoded by the coding sequence ATGAGTAGCGACTCGACGAGAGGCGGTGAATCGGTTCGCCAAGACCAGACGGACCAGGACGCCGGCACCGGGGAGGCCATGGTTCGCGTCGACGGCCTGAAGAAGTACTTCAGTTCGTCGTCCGGCATGTTCGGCGGCGTCACGGTCGACACGAGTACCTTCCCACCGATTCGCGTCGAGCGCGAGCCGGTCAAGGCCGTCGACGACGTCTCGTTCGACATTCGCGAAGGCGAGACGCTCGGCCTCGTCGGCGAGTCCGGCTGCGGGAAGAGTACGCTCGGGCGGACGATCCTCCGCCTGCTGACGCCGACCGATGGGAACATCTACTACAAGGGACGCAACCTGGCCGAACTGAGCGGCTCCGACCTGCGCGAGATGCGGTCGGACATCCAGATGATCTTCCAGGATCCACAGTCCTCGCTGGACCCGCGAATGCGCGTCGGCGATATCGTCGAGGAGCCGATGAACGCCCACGGCATGCTGGACGCCGAGGGGCGCGAGGACCGGGCGAAGATGCTCCTGGAGAAGGTCGGTCTCGATCCACACCACTACAACCGGTTTCCCCACGCCTTCTCGGGCGGCCAGCGCCAGCGGATCAACCTCGCGCGGGCGCTGTCGGTCGATCCGGACTTCATCGTCTGTGACGAACCCGTCTCGGCGCTCGACGTCTCGATCCAGGCGCAGGTGTTGAACACGATGGAGGAACTCCAGGACGAGTTCGGGCTCACCTACCTCTTCATCGCACACGACCTCTCCGTCATCCGCCACATCTCGGACCGCGTCGCGGTGATGTACCTCGGGAACATCGTCGAACTCGCGGAGAAAGAAGAACTCTTCGAGAATCCCGCACACCCCTACACGCAGGCGCTGCTGGAGTCGATCCCGGTTCCGGACCCGCGCGAAAGCGAGACGCGGGGCGTCCTCGAAGGGGAGGTACCGAGTCCGACCAATCCGCCGTCAGGCTGTCGGTTCCGAACCCGCTGCCCGAAGCTCATCGCACCCGAGACGTACGACCTGACCGACCGGGAGTGGGACGACGTCAGGCGCTTCACGCGGGCGGTCGAGCGCCACACGTTCGACACTGCACCGGCGGCCGACCTCCGGGCGACATTCTTCGAGCGCGGGGTCCCCGGCGGCGAGGCGGGCGCCATCGTCGAAGAGGCGATCGATCTCGTCGCGAGCGACACCGCGGACGGCGACGGAAAGCACACAGACGACCGTATGAAGTGGGACGAGGCGACCTCGTTGCTCGTCGGCTCGTTCGCCGAAGCGAGCATCTGTGCGCGCGAACGGCCCGCCTACGAGGTCGAGCCGGAGTACGGCGACGGGCGCCACGTTTCGGCCTGTCACCTCCACCAGTGA
- a CDS encoding DUF7556 family protein, whose translation MALDPLPDVSADVDTVVASIDPDTAGDEYVIADISTDDAWLSMSADAAPALSAWR comes from the coding sequence ATGGCGCTGGATCCGCTTCCCGACGTGTCCGCGGACGTCGACACGGTCGTCGCGTCGATAGACCCCGATACCGCAGGAGACGAGTACGTAATCGCGGATATCTCCACAGACGACGCCTGGCTCTCGATGTCGGCGGACGCGGCGCCCGCCCTCTCGGCCTGGCGATAG
- a CDS encoding CBS domain-containing protein yields MKVADAMTPRDEVVTAVLPGTRSDVLEYLQERSFSSVPVISETDDGPEYRGLISRQSLIDRPDEDQLVMLMEDVPTTTADTDVEDVAELMVEAGARRVPVVDGEFEGIVTVTDVVAAIARGNVDVDAEVGDYASPDVNTTYAQTPLLVAEAELSYANAPYAVVLDDEGTMCGVITEVDILDVARIVEGEESTGDNFPDQDAEWSWEGIKAVGSRSLPTRDIELPTGPVSEFMSDDVVTVTKRRGVETAAQEMISNDIEQIPLVTGERLVGVVRDVDLLRALYDD; encoded by the coding sequence ATGAAGGTAGCCGACGCGATGACGCCTCGTGACGAGGTGGTGACGGCGGTGCTTCCGGGGACGCGCAGTGACGTCCTCGAGTACCTCCAGGAGCGGTCGTTCTCCTCGGTGCCGGTGATCTCGGAGACCGACGACGGTCCCGAGTACCGCGGTCTCATCTCCCGCCAGTCGCTGATCGACCGGCCCGACGAGGACCAGCTGGTGATGCTGATGGAGGACGTCCCGACGACGACGGCCGACACCGACGTCGAGGACGTCGCCGAGCTCATGGTGGAAGCGGGCGCTCGCCGAGTGCCCGTCGTCGACGGCGAGTTCGAGGGAATCGTCACCGTGACCGACGTCGTCGCCGCGATCGCCAGAGGGAACGTCGACGTCGACGCCGAGGTGGGCGACTACGCGTCCCCCGACGTCAACACGACCTACGCACAGACGCCGCTGCTCGTCGCCGAGGCCGAACTCTCGTACGCGAACGCTCCCTACGCGGTCGTCCTCGACGACGAGGGCACGATGTGCGGCGTCATCACCGAGGTCGACATCCTCGACGTCGCCCGCATCGTCGAGGGCGAGGAGTCGACCGGTGACAACTTCCCCGACCAGGACGCCGAGTGGTCCTGGGAGGGAATCAAGGCCGTCGGAAGCCGGTCGCTCCCGACCCGCGACATCGAACTGCCGACCGGACCGGTCAGCGAGTTCATGTCCGACGACGTCGTGACCGTGACGAAGCGCCGCGGTGTCGAGACGGCCGCCCAGGAGATGATCTCGAACGACATCGAACAGATCCCGCTGGTGACGGGCGAGCGGCTCGTCGGCGTGGTCCGGGACGTCGACCTGTTGAGGGCGCTCTATGACGACTGA
- the glyS gene encoding glycine--tRNA ligase, translating to MTTDGDPDQAAGAPADDRTGEKLVELAKRRGYFFQASGAYGGVGGFYTFGPQGAALKGNVEDAWRERFAVAEGNMEIDAPTIMPEPVFEASGHLDTFDDMLVECPDCGESHRADHVVEDDTEYEDAESLPIPEVEEVIAEYELICPDCGAGLAGQAVEPFNLMFATTIGPGDSQPGYLRPETAQGIFVEFPRLKEYARNQLPFGVAQVGRAYRNEISPRRSIIRTREFTQAELEYFVDPEGEEPDIDDVADVDVRLYPAAEQTADDGTVLETTIGEAVDDGTIADPWIAYYLGIAREWYESVGVDMDRFRFRQHLAGERSHYASDCWDAEAELDGNWIELAGFAHRGDYDLSKHDEYSEDRYTIFQQYDEPKTVERAVVDPDMSYLGPEFGADAGAIVDELETLAERDRTAFEGEAVEVDIEGESHEIPVEKTGFAVEERTEAGEHVIPHVIEPSFGVDRLVYTVCHHAYREDEVDGEARTYLALDPKVAPTFVGVFPLQSDDELEATAREIVDELREAGLAVTYDDSGNIGRRYRRQDEVGTPFCVTIDYESLEDDAVTVRERDSTTQKRLPIEELGDTVAALRAGDASFEDL from the coding sequence ATGACGACTGACGGCGACCCCGACCAGGCGGCGGGAGCGCCAGCCGACGACCGGACCGGCGAGAAACTCGTGGAACTCGCAAAGCGACGGGGGTACTTCTTCCAGGCGTCGGGCGCCTACGGTGGCGTCGGCGGCTTCTACACGTTCGGTCCGCAGGGTGCCGCGCTGAAGGGGAACGTCGAGGACGCCTGGCGCGAGCGATTCGCCGTCGCCGAAGGGAACATGGAGATCGACGCGCCGACGATCATGCCCGAACCCGTCTTCGAGGCGTCGGGCCACCTCGACACCTTCGACGACATGCTCGTCGAGTGTCCCGACTGCGGCGAGAGCCACCGCGCCGACCACGTCGTCGAGGACGACACTGAGTACGAAGACGCAGAGAGCCTCCCGATCCCAGAGGTCGAGGAGGTCATCGCCGAGTACGAACTCATCTGTCCGGACTGCGGGGCGGGCCTGGCAGGCCAGGCGGTCGAACCGTTCAACCTCATGTTCGCGACGACCATCGGTCCCGGCGACTCCCAGCCGGGCTACCTCCGCCCGGAGACCGCACAGGGCATCTTCGTCGAGTTCCCCCGCCTCAAAGAGTACGCACGCAACCAGCTTCCCTTCGGCGTCGCCCAGGTCGGCCGGGCCTACCGCAACGAGATCAGCCCTCGCCGGTCGATCATCCGTACCCGGGAGTTCACCCAGGCCGAACTGGAGTACTTCGTCGATCCCGAGGGCGAGGAACCGGATATCGACGACGTCGCGGACGTCGACGTTCGACTCTATCCGGCGGCCGAGCAAACGGCCGACGACGGCACCGTTCTCGAGACGACGATCGGCGAAGCGGTCGACGACGGAACGATCGCCGATCCGTGGATCGCCTACTACCTCGGAATCGCCCGCGAGTGGTACGAGTCGGTCGGCGTCGACATGGACCGATTCCGGTTCCGCCAGCACCTCGCGGGTGAGCGTTCACACTACGCCAGCGACTGCTGGGACGCCGAGGCCGAGCTCGACGGTAACTGGATCGAGCTGGCCGGTTTCGCCCACCGCGGCGACTACGACCTCTCGAAGCACGACGAGTACTCCGAGGATCGGTACACGATCTTCCAGCAGTACGACGAACCGAAGACCGTCGAGCGCGCCGTCGTCGACCCCGACATGAGCTACCTCGGGCCCGAGTTCGGCGCCGACGCGGGGGCGATCGTGGACGAACTCGAGACGCTCGCCGAGCGAGATCGGACCGCATTCGAGGGCGAGGCCGTCGAGGTCGACATCGAGGGCGAGAGCCACGAGATCCCGGTCGAGAAGACCGGGTTTGCGGTCGAAGAGCGGACCGAGGCCGGCGAACACGTGATCCCGCACGTGATCGAACCCTCCTTCGGCGTCGATCGCCTCGTTTACACCGTCTGCCACCACGCCTACCGCGAGGACGAGGTCGACGGCGAGGCGCGGACGTACCTCGCGCTCGATCCGAAAGTCGCCCCCACGTTCGTCGGCGTCTTCCCGCTACAGTCCGACGACGAACTGGAGGCGACGGCCCGTGAGATCGTCGACGAGTTGCGCGAGGCGGGGCTGGCCGTCACCTACGACGACTCGGGCAACATCGGTCGGCGCTACCGCCGCCAGGACGAGGTCGGCACGCCGTTCTGCGTGACGATCGACTACGAGAGCCTGGAGGACGACGCGGTGACCGTCAGAGAACGCGACTCGACCACCCAGAAGCGCCTCCCGATCGAGGAACTGGGGGACACCGTAGCCGCGCTTCGAGCGGGGGACGCCTCGTTCGAGGACCTGTAG
- a CDS encoding diacylglycerol/polyprenol kinase family protein, which produces MADELKRRLVHASGSGLVALYLLAGVLSLGLTWQRFQWLVGLLAAGAVGLEVLRLLFGIEWWLFDKLTREYEAETVAGYVWYMVSMAVVVLVFSANIALPAMLMLSLGDPISGIISADSLQRVKDRRTLVGMFVLCAAIATPFLYEYPLAVLAAAFGATVADGVTVKRGDFVLDDNLTIPIYAGVAAWIAIQIGPFW; this is translated from the coding sequence ATGGCGGACGAACTGAAGCGCCGGCTGGTGCACGCGAGCGGGTCCGGACTCGTCGCACTCTACCTCCTCGCAGGAGTGCTCTCGCTCGGGCTCACCTGGCAGCGGTTCCAGTGGCTGGTCGGCCTGCTGGCCGCCGGCGCGGTCGGACTCGAGGTCCTCCGCTTGCTCTTCGGGATCGAGTGGTGGCTCTTCGACAAACTCACGCGCGAGTACGAGGCGGAGACGGTCGCCGGCTACGTCTGGTACATGGTCAGCATGGCCGTCGTCGTGCTGGTCTTTTCCGCCAACATCGCCCTGCCCGCGATGTTGATGCTCTCACTCGGCGACCCGATCAGTGGAATCATCTCCGCGGACTCGCTCCAGCGGGTCAAGGACCGGCGCACGCTCGTCGGTATGTTCGTCCTCTGCGCCGCGATCGCGACCCCCTTCCTCTACGAGTACCCCCTCGCCGTCCTCGCGGCCGCGTTCGGCGCGACGGTCGCCGACGGCGTGACGGTCAAACGCGGCGACTTCGTCCTGGACGACAACCTCACGATCCCGATCTACGCCGGGGTCGCGGCCTGGATCGCGATCCAGATCGGCCCGTTCTGGTAG